A window from Megalobrama amblycephala isolate DHTTF-2021 linkage group LG9, ASM1881202v1, whole genome shotgun sequence encodes these proteins:
- the LOC125276015 gene encoding glutathione S-transferase A-like, translated as MAQNMMLYWVSGSPPCWRVMIALEEKKLQGYKHKLLSFDKKEHQSAEVKALNPRAQIPTFKHGDLIVNESFAACLYLESAFKSQGTRLIPDDPAEQALVYQRMFETNNLHQKMDDVAFYEWFVPEGERHESALKRNKENLVTELKLWDGYLEKMGKGSYLAGKNFTMADVVCFPTIAYFPRFHCPKEKCPRLIEYYEMVKDRPSIKASWPPHWLDNPVGQDALKNL; from the exons ATGGCGCAGAATATGATGCTTTACTGGGTCTCGGGCTCTCCGCCGTGCTGGAGGGTCATGATCGCGCTGGAGGAGAAGAAGCTGCAGGGAtacaaacacaaacttttgtcGTTTGACAAGAAAGAGCATCAGAGTGCAGAAGTGAAGGCTCTCAATCCCAGAGCTCAG aTTCCAACTTTCAAGCATGGAGACCTCATCGTGAACGAGTCTTTCGCCGCGTGTCTGTATCTGGAG AGTGCGTTCAAGTCTCAAGGAACCCGTCTGATCCCAGATGATCCAGCTGAACAGGCGCTCGTCTACCAGCGGATGTTTGAGACCAACAACCTGCATCAGAAAATGG ATGACGTGGCCTTCTATGAGTGGTTCGTACCCGAAGGAGAGCGACACGAATCGGCCCTGAAGAGGAATAAAGAGAATTTAGTTACCGAGCTGAAACTGTGGGACGGATACTTGGAGAAG ATGGGTAAAGGGTCGTACCTCGCCGGCAAGAACTTCACCATGGCGGACGTGGTTTGTTTCCCCACCATCGCATATTTCCCACGATTTCA CTGTCCTAAAGAGAAATGCCCTCGACTGATAGAGTATTATGAAATGGTGAAGGATCGTCCCAGTATTAAAGCCAGCTGGCCTCCGCACTGGCTGGACAATCCTGTTGGTCAGGACGCGCTGAAGAACCTGTGA